One stretch of Chthoniobacterales bacterium DNA includes these proteins:
- a CDS encoding DUF1345 domain-containing protein: MNWIAKQDARHRTVIALLLASGVWFLLSRQLQAPTRCIITWDSFALCVLALAWLTIVTTPPDKLHARAQKQDLSHILIFVFVLVTACAGLFAVGYLFFSKQAFAERSHFLVHLFGSMVAVICSWMLVHTVFGLRYAHTYYGDPDGPTGPKSHAGGLEFPGGREPDYLDFAYFSFVIGMTFQVSDVVITSRDFRKLVLVHSMLSFGFNTVILALALSTFSTVLAQ, encoded by the coding sequence ATGAACTGGATTGCCAAACAGGATGCCCGGCACCGCACTGTTATCGCTCTTCTCCTCGCGAGCGGGGTCTGGTTCCTTCTCTCACGGCAGCTTCAGGCACCCACGCGCTGCATCATTACCTGGGATTCATTCGCTCTCTGTGTGCTCGCGCTGGCTTGGCTGACGATTGTAACCACGCCGCCGGACAAACTGCACGCCCGCGCCCAGAAGCAGGACCTCAGCCACATCCTGATTTTCGTCTTTGTCCTGGTGACCGCGTGTGCCGGGCTGTTCGCGGTCGGGTATTTGTTTTTCAGCAAGCAGGCTTTTGCCGAGCGGTCGCATTTCCTGGTCCATCTCTTTGGCAGCATGGTGGCGGTGATCTGTTCCTGGATGCTCGTTCACACGGTCTTCGGGTTGCGCTACGCTCATACCTATTACGGCGATCCAGACGGCCCGACCGGTCCGAAATCGCATGCTGGCGGCCTTGAGTTCCCCGGCGGTCGCGAGCCGGACTATCTGGACTTTGCCTATTTCTCGTTCGTTATCGGCATGACTTTCCAGGTTTCGGATGTCGTAATCACGTCTCGCGATTTCCGGAAACTCGTGCTGGTCCACAGCATGTTGTCATTCGGTTTCAACACTGTCATTCTCGCCCTCGCTCTCAGTACGTTCAGCACCGTTCTTGCCCAATAA
- the gcvT gene encoding glycine cleavage system aminomethyltransferase GcvT gives MTDAAQKRTPLYDEHVRLGAKMIPFGDWIMPVQYSGIMDEHQAVRKNVGVFDISHMGQLIATGPRAGAWLNEMLTNNIDKLEVGTGQYTFLLNERGGIIDDLIVYRTEPEKFLLVVNASRVDEDFAWLQKHLGDNGALENRSADYGGLAVQGPRVIELLHAMVGKETELPARNQIKDFHYDGMNLTIARTGYTGEDGVEVFFAARDAAKVWNGILEKGKDLGIRPCGLGARDTLRLEMCYPLNGSDLSPEHNPIEAGLGFFVDLKKPKFVGREILADAKENGTPNRLVAFRMTGKGPPPRPHYSVWREGERIGEVTSGSLSPSLNEGIGMAYVASAHAKIGTEIEIEIRDRKLPAIIEKKPLHKKS, from the coding sequence ATGACGGACGCCGCGCAAAAAAGGACGCCGCTCTACGACGAGCATGTGCGGCTCGGCGCGAAGATGATCCCGTTCGGCGATTGGATCATGCCGGTGCAATACAGCGGCATCATGGACGAGCATCAGGCCGTCCGGAAAAACGTCGGCGTCTTCGATATTTCCCACATGGGTCAATTGATTGCGACCGGTCCGCGCGCGGGCGCCTGGCTGAACGAGATGCTGACCAATAACATCGACAAGCTGGAGGTGGGGACGGGGCAATACACGTTCCTTCTCAACGAGCGGGGCGGGATCATCGATGACCTGATTGTTTACCGGACCGAGCCGGAGAAGTTTTTGCTCGTCGTGAACGCGTCGCGGGTTGACGAGGATTTTGCCTGGCTGCAAAAACATCTGGGCGACAACGGCGCCTTGGAGAACCGGAGCGCGGACTACGGCGGACTGGCAGTCCAGGGACCGCGCGTCATTGAATTGCTCCACGCCATGGTCGGCAAAGAGACGGAGTTGCCCGCGCGAAATCAGATCAAGGATTTCCATTATGACGGAATGAACCTGACCATCGCCCGGACGGGATACACCGGCGAAGACGGGGTGGAGGTTTTCTTCGCCGCGCGCGATGCCGCCAAAGTCTGGAATGGGATTCTCGAGAAAGGAAAGGACCTCGGCATTCGACCATGCGGGCTCGGCGCTCGCGACACGCTCCGCCTGGAGATGTGCTATCCGCTCAACGGCTCCGATCTTTCCCCCGAGCACAATCCGATCGAAGCCGGACTCGGTTTCTTCGTCGATCTCAAGAAACCGAAATTCGTCGGCCGCGAAATTCTGGCTGACGCAAAGGAGAACGGGACTCCGAACCGGCTGGTGGCATTCCGTATGACGGGCAAAGGCCCGCCGCCCCGCCCGCATTATTCCGTCTGGCGCGAGGGCGAACGAATTGGCGAAGTTACCAGCGGCAGTCTCTCACCGAGCTTGAATGAAGGGATCGGAATGGCCTACGTTGCGTCCGCCCACGCCAAGATCGGGACCGAAATCGAGATCGAAATTCGCGACCGAAAGCTGCCGGCAATTATTGAGAAAAAACCGCTCCATAAAAAATCATGA
- a CDS encoding flavoprotein, translating to MSKSKTVVLGVTGSIAAYKSAELASLLVKQGHDVFVVMTRDAVEFITPLTLQTLSKNPVTTSFFDEKESWRPGHIDLADRANLLVIAPATANVIAELAHGLAGHPLAAIALATRAQLLVAPAMNGKMWEHPATQKNVDTLKTRGVEFIGPEEGMLACGYEGVGRLWKVDDIAFRAEFLLARQDRLIA from the coding sequence ATGAGCAAATCAAAGACCGTCGTCCTCGGCGTCACCGGTTCGATTGCCGCCTACAAATCCGCCGAACTCGCGAGCTTGCTCGTAAAGCAGGGGCACGACGTTTTCGTCGTGATGACGCGGGACGCCGTCGAGTTCATCACGCCGCTGACGCTCCAGACGCTTTCCAAGAATCCGGTCACCACGAGTTTCTTTGATGAAAAGGAAAGTTGGCGTCCGGGACACATCGATCTGGCGGACCGCGCTAATCTTTTGGTGATCGCTCCTGCGACTGCGAACGTGATCGCCGAGCTCGCCCATGGCCTGGCCGGTCATCCGCTCGCGGCCATTGCGCTCGCCACTCGCGCTCAGCTCTTGGTGGCGCCGGCCATGAATGGCAAAATGTGGGAGCATCCGGCCACCCAGAAAAACGTCGACACGCTGAAAACGCGCGGAGTCGAGTTTATCGGGCCGGAAGAAGGAATGCTCGCGTGCGGATACGAAGGCGTCGGCCGGCTATGGAAAGTGGACGACATCGCGTTCCGCGCGGAATTCCTGCTGGCGCGCCAGGATCGATTGATCGCGTGA
- a CDS encoding inositol monophosphatase family protein, with translation MTHYLDAAVEAARAAGELLRHSFQQPLRVQSAEAHDIKLEIDVRAQELITDLLLKKFPEHALYGEEGVVGDQASDYQWVVDPLDGTVNFFYGIPHFCVSIALRYLGEIIVGVIHDPIRDETWTAQKGAAPMLNGRPFRVSERADLAEAVISVGLSKTGVTIAAGLPLLQEMVHRARKCRLMGSAALDLAYVACGRFDAYIEQGISLWDIAAGWILVETAGGTVELKPRTDMKDKYSIIASNGVIDLKL, from the coding sequence ATGACGCATTACCTCGACGCGGCGGTGGAGGCTGCCCGCGCCGCGGGCGAACTGCTCCGGCACAGTTTTCAACAGCCGCTTCGCGTCCAATCCGCTGAAGCCCACGACATCAAGCTCGAGATCGATGTCCGCGCCCAGGAACTGATCACCGATCTGCTCCTGAAAAAATTCCCGGAGCACGCCCTGTATGGCGAAGAAGGCGTCGTCGGCGATCAGGCCAGCGATTACCAATGGGTGGTCGATCCTCTCGATGGAACCGTGAATTTTTTCTACGGCATTCCGCACTTTTGCGTTTCAATCGCCTTGCGTTACCTCGGCGAAATTATTGTGGGCGTAATTCACGATCCTATCCGGGACGAAACCTGGACGGCACAAAAAGGTGCCGCGCCGATGTTGAACGGCCGGCCCTTTCGGGTCAGCGAACGCGCAGACCTCGCTGAAGCGGTCATCTCCGTCGGCCTCTCCAAAACCGGCGTGACGATTGCGGCCGGCCTGCCGCTTCTCCAGGAAATGGTGCACCGGGCGCGCAAATGCCGGTTGATGGGCAGCGCGGCCCTCGACCTGGCCTACGTTGCCTGCGGGCGCTTCGACGCCTACATCGAACAAGGGATCAGTCTCTGGGATATTGCGGCCGGTTGGATTCTGGTTGAGACCGCCGGCGGCACCGTCGAACTCAAGCCTCGCACGGATATGAAAGATAAATACAGCATTATCGCGTCGAACGGCGTGATCGATTTGAAATTGTGA
- the gcvH gene encoding glycine cleavage system protein GcvH, with the protein MNVPDDLRYAESHEWVRMEGENARVGITDHAQAELTDVVYVELPKVGAKATAKGQIAVVESVKAASDIYAPVSGTVVEVNKALEGNPALINTDPFGEGWIFILKMDSPDEVNQLKDPAGYRTQIG; encoded by the coding sequence ATGAATGTTCCTGACGATCTTCGTTACGCAGAGTCTCACGAATGGGTGCGCATGGAGGGCGAGAACGCGCGCGTCGGCATCACCGATCACGCTCAGGCGGAGTTGACCGACGTCGTTTATGTCGAGCTGCCTAAAGTGGGGGCGAAAGCGACGGCGAAAGGGCAGATTGCGGTCGTGGAATCAGTAAAAGCCGCCAGCGATATCTATGCGCCTGTCTCGGGGACAGTCGTCGAAGTGAACAAGGCGCTCGAAGGAAATCCGGCCCTGATCAATACCGACCCGTTTGGCGAAGGCTGGATCTTCATTCTGAAAATGGATTCACCTGACGAGGTCAACCAGTTGAAAGACCCGGCCGGTTATCGGACGCAGATCGGATAG
- a CDS encoding phosphopantothenoylcysteine decarboxylase has translation MRFVVTAGPTREAIDPVRFISNRSSGKMGYAIAEAALAQGNEVTLISGPAAIAPPPEATFVSITTSDELHDAVQRAVPTCDVLVMCAAVSDYKPAAVSPRKMKKRNAPFALRLIATRDILASLPKDNRRYLVVGFAAETHDLKINAREKLLRKNCDLMVANDVSGKDSGMESDENEVLIFFRNGETKKISRAPKKIIARELVKIIAKMFEKSLTKKS, from the coding sequence GTGAGGTTCGTCGTTACGGCCGGTCCCACGCGGGAAGCGATCGATCCGGTTCGCTTCATCAGCAATCGTTCTTCGGGAAAAATGGGCTACGCCATTGCGGAAGCGGCGCTCGCGCAGGGCAATGAAGTTACGCTCATCTCCGGACCCGCCGCCATCGCGCCGCCGCCCGAGGCCACCTTTGTTTCAATCACGACGAGCGACGAACTCCATGACGCTGTGCAGCGCGCCGTGCCCACTTGCGACGTTCTCGTGATGTGCGCAGCCGTGTCGGATTACAAACCGGCCGCGGTCAGTCCCCGCAAAATGAAAAAGCGAAACGCGCCCTTCGCCCTTCGATTGATTGCCACCCGCGACATCCTCGCCTCGTTACCGAAGGATAATCGCCGATATCTCGTGGTCGGTTTCGCCGCCGAGACACACGATCTGAAAATAAATGCGCGGGAAAAACTGCTGAGAAAGAATTGCGATCTGATGGTGGCGAACGATGTCAGCGGAAAAGATTCGGGAATGGAAAGCGACGAAAATGAAGTCCTGATTTTCTTCCGAAACGGCGAAACGAAGAAAATTTCTCGCGCTCCGAAAAAAATAATCGCGCGCGAGCTCGTGAAAATAATTGCAAAGATGTTCGAAAAAAGTTTGACAAAAAAATCGTGA
- a CDS encoding rhomboid family intramembrane serine protease has protein sequence MVAAMTFLDRLERRLGFIAIPGLIRAIVTLSVLVFILVYLNKGFDSYLALDISRIRAGEVWRLVTYIFVPQMSHPLWVLIALWFLWFIGDGLERAWGAFRLTIYFLVGMIGTTVAALLSNSQFSNQMLFTTLFFAFAHFYPDEVIYVFFILPLKIKWIAWAYAALLLLAFVTQSNSYRLALIAALSNYLIFFGPGAIQHLRQRKEVAVRRKRFEIQSRSEEEPLHRCATCGATELTDPSLEFRVASDGEEYCLAHLPRPANAPVSPG, from the coding sequence GTGGTCGCAGCAATGACCTTCCTCGATCGACTCGAACGGCGCCTGGGCTTCATTGCTATTCCCGGATTGATCCGGGCTATCGTCACCCTCAGTGTTCTCGTTTTCATTCTGGTTTACCTGAACAAAGGGTTCGATTCCTATCTCGCCCTCGACATTTCTCGGATTCGCGCCGGAGAAGTCTGGCGGCTTGTTACCTACATTTTCGTCCCGCAAATGTCGCATCCGCTCTGGGTGCTCATCGCGCTCTGGTTTCTCTGGTTCATCGGCGATGGTCTCGAGCGCGCCTGGGGTGCGTTTCGCCTGACCATTTATTTTCTGGTGGGAATGATCGGCACCACCGTGGCTGCCCTGCTCTCGAACAGCCAGTTTTCCAATCAGATGCTTTTCACGACGCTCTTCTTTGCCTTCGCCCACTTCTATCCGGACGAAGTCATCTACGTGTTCTTTATTCTGCCGCTGAAAATCAAATGGATCGCCTGGGCCTACGCCGCGCTCCTGTTGCTTGCGTTTGTGACCCAATCGAACTCCTATCGGCTCGCTCTTATCGCCGCGCTGAGCAATTACCTGATCTTTTTTGGGCCGGGAGCGATTCAGCACCTTCGTCAGAGGAAGGAGGTGGCAGTGCGAAGAAAGCGCTTCGAAATCCAATCCCGCAGCGAGGAAGAGCCCCTCCACCGTTGTGCCACTTGCGGAGCTACCGAACTGACCGACCCCAGTCTGGAGTTTAGGGTGGCGAGCGATGGCGAAGAATATTGCCTTGCGCATCTGCCCCGCCCGGCAAACGCTCCCGTCTCTCCAGGATGA
- the hemQ gene encoding hydrogen peroxide-dependent heme synthase → MNKNIEPLIPEQGWHCLHLFYRIEHSQWQLLNAEEQRSAKVALSSLVQEIRALESTQLLTLSMVTPKADMGFMLISPDLHAANRIEKQLSLALGADVLVPVYSYLSLTEESEYKTTAEDYAAVLEKEQKIERGTPEFEKSMAAFEERMKHYRHERMYPTLPDWPVVCFYNMSKRRGEQRNWYALPFEDRRKLMLGHGAVGRQYAGKVKQLITGSTGLDDAEWGVTLFAQDTFQIKSIVYEMRFDPVSADYGDFGEFYIGLQLPLDELFRRLQL, encoded by the coding sequence ATGAACAAGAACATTGAGCCGCTGATTCCCGAACAGGGCTGGCATTGTCTCCATCTCTTTTACCGGATCGAGCACAGCCAGTGGCAATTGCTCAATGCCGAAGAACAACGAAGCGCGAAAGTGGCGCTCTCGTCGCTGGTGCAGGAAATCCGGGCGCTTGAATCCACCCAATTGCTCACCCTCAGCATGGTGACGCCGAAAGCGGACATGGGTTTCATGCTCATCTCCCCCGATCTCCACGCGGCAAATCGGATCGAAAAGCAGCTCAGCCTCGCGCTCGGCGCGGACGTGCTCGTGCCGGTTTACAGCTATTTGTCGCTCACGGAGGAGAGTGAATACAAAACGACCGCCGAAGATTACGCCGCCGTTCTGGAGAAGGAGCAGAAGATCGAGCGGGGGACGCCGGAGTTCGAGAAATCGATGGCCGCGTTCGAGGAACGGATGAAGCATTACCGCCACGAGCGCATGTATCCGACGCTCCCGGATTGGCCGGTCGTTTGTTTCTACAACATGAGCAAGCGCCGGGGCGAGCAACGCAACTGGTATGCGTTGCCTTTCGAAGATCGGCGCAAACTCATGCTTGGGCACGGCGCCGTCGGCCGGCAATACGCCGGCAAAGTGAAACAGCTCATTACCGGCTCGACGGGTCTGGACGACGCGGAGTGGGGGGTCACCCTGTTCGCCCAGGACACGTTCCAGATTAAATCGATCGTCTACGAAATGCGGTTCGATCCCGTGAGCGCCGACTACGGCGATTTCGGCGAATTTTACATCGGCCTGCAACTCCCGCTCGACGAACTGTTTCGAAGGTTACAACTTTAG
- the cysS gene encoding cysteine--tRNA ligase, giving the protein MAIRLFNTYSRTLEEFRPLNSAGGEVKMYTCGPTVYSHAHIGNFRAYLFEDLLQRHLESRDFKVHRVMNITDVDDKTIRGSREAGLPLAQFTEPFKQAFFEDLDALRIKRADSFPEATDPGQIRKMIEMISTLMERGLAYEAEDKSVYYRINKFPDYGKLAHFDLEELRSTGRVKSDEYEKENVGDFALWKAWDEQDGLVKWESPWGPGRPGWHIECSAMATQLLGEELDIHCGGVDNIFPHHEAEIAQTEGCTGKKFVRYWLHCAHLMVDGQKMAKSLGNFYTLRDVIAKGYSGREVRYALMRVHYRAPLNFTWEGMDEARVSLARVDDWVRRLKENAQRPTSNAQRRMDEAAGFQEALDDDLNISGALGVLFETIRETNRRIDSGEMSADEAAAWLQWWERIDSVLAISGEEAALPPEIAELAEARVQARLAKDWRKSDELRDALAAQGWEARDTKDGQKITRRGGV; this is encoded by the coding sequence ATGGCAATCCGGCTCTTCAACACCTACTCGCGCACGCTCGAAGAATTTCGGCCCCTCAATTCGGCCGGAGGCGAGGTGAAAATGTACACCTGTGGGCCGACGGTTTACAGCCACGCGCATATTGGAAATTTTCGTGCTTACCTTTTCGAAGATCTGCTTCAGCGGCATTTGGAATCGCGTGACTTTAAGGTGCACCGTGTCATGAACATCACGGACGTCGACGACAAGACGATCCGCGGCTCGCGCGAAGCCGGCCTGCCGCTGGCGCAGTTCACCGAGCCCTTCAAACAGGCGTTTTTCGAAGACCTTGACGCGTTGCGCATTAAACGAGCGGACTCGTTCCCGGAAGCGACCGATCCGGGCCAGATCAGGAAAATGATTGAGATGATTTCGACGCTGATGGAGCGCGGTCTCGCTTATGAGGCGGAAGACAAATCGGTTTACTACCGCATCAACAAGTTTCCGGACTACGGGAAGCTGGCGCATTTTGATTTGGAAGAGCTGCGTTCCACCGGCCGGGTGAAGAGCGACGAGTACGAGAAGGAGAACGTCGGCGATTTCGCGCTTTGGAAAGCGTGGGACGAACAGGATGGGCTGGTGAAATGGGAGAGCCCCTGGGGTCCCGGCCGGCCTGGCTGGCACATCGAGTGCAGTGCGATGGCGACCCAGCTTCTCGGCGAAGAGCTGGATATTCACTGTGGCGGCGTGGACAATATTTTTCCGCACCATGAAGCGGAGATTGCCCAGACCGAGGGATGCACGGGGAAAAAGTTCGTCCGCTATTGGCTGCATTGCGCGCATCTCATGGTCGATGGACAAAAGATGGCGAAGTCGCTCGGGAATTTTTACACGCTGCGCGACGTGATCGCGAAAGGATACAGCGGACGCGAAGTGCGGTATGCGCTGATGCGGGTCCATTACCGGGCGCCGCTGAATTTTACCTGGGAAGGAATGGACGAGGCGCGAGTGTCTCTGGCGCGGGTGGATGATTGGGTGCGGAGGCTGAAAGAAAACGCCCAACGTCCAACTTCCAACGCCCAACGCCGAATGGATGAGGCCGCGGGATTTCAGGAGGCGTTGGATGACGATCTGAATATTTCCGGCGCGCTCGGCGTTTTGTTCGAGACGATTCGAGAAACGAATCGAAGGATCGATTCCGGGGAGATGAGCGCCGACGAAGCGGCGGCCTGGCTTCAGTGGTGGGAGCGGATCGATAGTGTTCTGGCGATTAGCGGAGAAGAAGCGGCGCTGCCACCGGAAATTGCGGAGCTGGCCGAGGCGCGGGTGCAGGCGAGGCTTGCAAAGGATTGGAGAAAAAGTGATGAATTGCGCGACGCGCTCGCCGCGCAAGGCTGGGAAGCCCGCGATACCAAGGACGGGCAGAAGATCACCCGGCGCGGCGGAGTTTAG
- the ispF gene encoding 2-C-methyl-D-erythritol 2,4-cyclodiphosphate synthase: MSTIRVGNGYDAHRLAVGRKLILGGVEIPHERGLEGHSDADVICHAIADALLGAVGEGDIGHHFPNTDESIRGISSIAILQRVTALLGQIHARPVNVDATLIAEAPKIAPHIPAMREKIAAALHLDTARVSIKATTNEGLGAIGRGEGMAAMAVATVEME; this comes from the coding sequence GTGAGCACGATCCGGGTTGGCAACGGTTACGACGCGCATCGCCTCGCGGTCGGGCGCAAACTAATCCTGGGCGGCGTGGAGATCCCGCACGAGCGCGGCCTCGAAGGGCACTCGGACGCGGACGTCATCTGCCACGCGATCGCCGATGCCTTGCTCGGTGCAGTCGGCGAAGGCGACATCGGCCATCATTTTCCGAACACCGACGAATCGATTCGCGGGATCAGCAGCATCGCTATCCTGCAGCGGGTGACCGCGCTTCTCGGCCAGATTCATGCCCGCCCGGTGAACGTGGATGCGACTTTGATAGCGGAAGCGCCGAAGATTGCGCCCCACATTCCGGCGATGCGGGAAAAGATTGCCGCTGCCCTTCATCTCGACACCGCGCGCGTCAGCATCAAAGCAACCACGAACGAAGGCCTGGGCGCGATTGGCCGAGGCGAAGGCATGGCGGCGATGGCGGTGGCGACGGTGGAAATGGAATGA
- a CDS encoding UDP-N-acetylglucosamine diphosphorylase, whose protein sequence is MFAPAEFLSLEHTAHPKLFESQKYVWDALKPIASYLQFRLKPAVLGDLVGKPFISNAVFIGAGTIVEQGAVLKGPAWIGENCHIRSGCYVRENVIVGNGVVMGNSCEFKNCILFDEVQVPHFNYVGDSILGHRAHLGAGVILSNVKLDHQEIHVSAADGDIATGLTKFGAVVGDRTEIGCNAVINPGSVLGRDCLIYPGANFRGVLPSASVVKVRQNIQVMTRRSVKAE, encoded by the coding sequence ATGTTTGCACCGGCCGAATTCCTGAGTCTCGAACACACAGCTCATCCGAAGCTGTTCGAATCGCAGAAGTATGTTTGGGACGCCCTCAAACCAATCGCGAGCTACCTCCAATTTCGCTTAAAACCAGCCGTCCTGGGCGATTTGGTGGGGAAACCTTTTATCAGCAATGCCGTCTTCATCGGCGCGGGGACGATCGTCGAACAGGGAGCCGTTTTGAAAGGGCCCGCCTGGATTGGAGAGAACTGCCACATTCGCAGCGGATGTTACGTCCGGGAAAACGTCATCGTGGGCAATGGCGTGGTGATGGGGAATTCGTGCGAGTTCAAGAACTGCATCCTTTTCGATGAAGTGCAGGTGCCGCATTTCAATTATGTGGGGGACTCGATTTTGGGACATCGCGCCCACCTCGGCGCCGGGGTGATCCTTTCGAATGTGAAACTGGATCACCAGGAAATCCACGTCAGCGCGGCAGATGGCGACATCGCTACCGGGCTCACCAAATTCGGCGCGGTCGTGGGAGATCGCACGGAGATCGGTTGCAATGCGGTGATCAATCCTGGCTCGGTGCTGGGGCGGGATTGCCTGATCTATCCGGGAGCGAATTTTCGCGGAGTGTTGCCGAGCGCGAGCGTGGTAAAAGTGCGCCAGAATATTCAGGTGATGACTCGGCGGTCGGTCAAGGCCGAATAG
- the gmk gene encoding guanylate kinase produces MSNQFTRTGILFVVSAPSGAGKTTLCDALRQTPDFVYSVSCTTRPPRAGEIEGEDYHFISEKDFLGRIAEGDFLEHASVHGRHYGTTREPLITNLKNGVDVLIDVDIQGAAAIRNFDDETIRRALCDVFIMPPDLDELRKRLTKRGTETPEQIESRIVTAAREMELWRDYRYTIISKSMEEDLQKFRHIMGAERYLSRRLKLS; encoded by the coding sequence TTGAGTAATCAATTCACCCGCACTGGAATTCTCTTCGTGGTCTCCGCTCCTTCGGGGGCGGGCAAAACGACGCTCTGCGATGCGCTGCGACAGACTCCCGATTTTGTATATTCGGTTTCCTGCACGACCCGGCCACCCCGGGCGGGCGAGATCGAGGGGGAAGATTATCATTTCATTTCCGAAAAAGATTTTCTCGGGCGAATCGCGGAGGGCGATTTTCTGGAACACGCGAGCGTGCACGGGCGCCACTACGGGACTACTCGCGAGCCGCTGATTACCAATTTGAAAAACGGCGTGGATGTCCTGATCGACGTCGACATTCAGGGCGCGGCGGCAATTCGGAACTTTGATGACGAAACGATCCGGCGGGCGCTTTGCGACGTCTTCATCATGCCGCCGGACCTGGATGAATTGCGGAAACGGCTGACCAAACGCGGAACTGAAACGCCGGAGCAAATCGAATCGCGAATCGTCACCGCAGCTCGTGAAATGGAGCTGTGGCGGGATTATCGTTACACCATCATCAGCAAATCGATGGAGGAAGATCTGCAAAAGTTCCGCCACATCATGGGAGCCGAGCGATATCTGAGCCGGAGGCTGAAGCTGTCATGA
- a CDS encoding DUF1501 domain-containing protein produces the protein MYAPTRRTFIRQAACAALTTSGLLNTIFDLRRLSAAPIPLASDYKALVCLFLYGGNDANNVIIPHDAAGYASYATARGALAIPQTSLLPLTLQNGDGRDFGFHPNLVELQSLFNQGKLGVVANVGTLVAPITRAQYLAGGAAVPPQLFSHADQSVQWQTSVPDQISRTGWGGRLGDVIHSLNGNSQISLCISIAGTNTFEVGNTVIPYTVSSNGSIGLAGFDGSANANVRLQAFKDLLALPHNNLFEQAFSDTVSRSIAANELLTSALAGVPTLQTVFPNTSLASQLKMVAKLIAARTNLSMQRQIFFCSVGGYDTHGDQLTGQANLLIELSQALSAFYAATTELGVAQNVTTFTASDFGRTYPTNGTGSDHGWGSHQFVLGGAVQGGRLFGTFPTLAVNGPDDTGQGRWIPTTSVDEFSATLATWFGVSASDLPTVLPNIGRFAHPNLGIFG, from the coding sequence ATGTACGCACCTACACGCCGCACCTTCATTCGCCAGGCCGCCTGTGCCGCCCTCACCACCTCCGGGTTGCTCAACACGATTTTCGATTTGCGCCGCCTGAGCGCCGCTCCCATCCCACTGGCCTCCGATTACAAGGCCCTGGTTTGCCTTTTCCTCTATGGCGGTAATGACGCCAATAACGTGATCATTCCCCATGACGCGGCCGGTTACGCCTCCTACGCCACGGCCCGGGGCGCCCTGGCCATTCCGCAGACTTCGCTCCTGCCTCTCACCCTTCAGAATGGGGATGGCCGCGATTTCGGGTTCCATCCGAATCTCGTCGAGCTGCAATCGCTTTTTAACCAGGGCAAGCTCGGTGTTGTCGCCAACGTTGGGACGCTCGTCGCGCCGATTACGCGCGCGCAATATCTCGCCGGCGGAGCGGCCGTGCCACCGCAGCTCTTTTCCCACGCCGACCAATCGGTGCAATGGCAGACCTCGGTGCCCGACCAGATTTCGAGAACCGGTTGGGGCGGCCGGCTGGGGGATGTCATTCACTCGCTCAACGGAAACTCCCAGATTTCGCTCTGCATTTCGATTGCGGGCACGAACACGTTCGAAGTCGGGAACACGGTCATTCCCTACACCGTTTCGTCCAACGGCAGCATTGGTCTCGCCGGGTTCGATGGCAGTGCGAACGCAAACGTGCGCTTGCAAGCCTTTAAGGATTTGCTCGCGTTGCCGCATAACAACCTGTTCGAACAGGCTTTTTCCGATACGGTGTCGCGTTCGATTGCGGCTAACGAATTGCTTACCTCCGCGCTCGCCGGGGTTCCGACGCTCCAAACGGTCTTCCCCAATACGTCGCTCGCCAGCCAGCTCAAGATGGTGGCAAAGCTTATTGCGGCCCGGACCAACCTCAGCATGCAACGCCAGATCTTCTTCTGCTCGGTCGGCGGCTATGACACCCATGGCGATCAACTAACCGGCCAGGCGAATCTCCTCATCGAATTGAGTCAGGCGCTGAGCGCCTTCTACGCCGCGACCACCGAGCTGGGGGTGGCTCAAAACGTGACTACCTTCACGGCTTCGGACTTCGGCCGGACCTATCCAACGAACGGGACGGGTTCCGATCACGGCTGGGGCAGCCACCAGTTTGTGCTCGGCGGAGCCGTGCAAGGCGGGCGCCTGTTTGGAACATTCCCGACCCTGGCGGTCAACGGACCTGACGACACCGGCCAGGGCCGCTGGATTCCCACCACGTCGGTCGACGAGTTTTCCGCGACCCTCGCGACCTGGTTTGGGGTCAGCGCCTCCGACTTGCCGACCGTCCTCCCAAATATCGGGCGGTTCGCACACCCAAATCTCGGTATCTTCGGGTAG